One part of the Arabidopsis thaliana chromosome 1 sequence genome encodes these proteins:
- a CDS encoding uncharacterized protein (unknown protein; Has 1038 Blast hits to 683 proteins in 112 species: Archae - 4; Bacteria - 14; Metazoa - 318; Fungi - 117; Plants - 86; Viruses - 8; Other Eukaryotes - 491 (source: NCBI BLink).): protein MNDGCCSKCQVKATKKKKSKKNEDEPDEEDVKQKQKVSKNENPKKDSNGEKGSDEKDKKNKNVLRWPQDSSTKKEKGDGKNLSSEENGGKNLPSEKNGVNPPPPCYTAQPMMYHGGHNPLHRWPISAASRSHYPPFSMGAMHGPYGGCGPCGGPIDPYQSMPRPRMFDGVHISQYPPMAAAYPYMAAAGPFPYWQTRPYMDANPMKRYTTYAENYSYFYS from the exons ATGAACGATGGTTGCTGCTCAAAGTGTCAGGTTAaagcaacgaagaagaagaaatcgaagaaaaaCGAAG ATGAGCCTGATGAAGAGgatgtgaaacaaaaacagaaagttTCAAAGAATGAGAATCCGAAAAAAGATTCCAATGGGGAGAAAGGATCAGATGAGAAGgataagaagaataagaacGTCCTCAGATGGCCACAAGACTCAAgtacaaagaaagagaagggtGATGGTAAAAACTTGTCAAGCGAGGAAAATGGTGGTAAAAACTTGCCAAGCGAGAAAAATGGTGTGAACCCGCCGCCGCCTTGTTACACCGCTCAACCGATGATGTACCATGGTGGACACAATCCTTTACACCGGTGGCCCATATCCGCAGCCTCGAGAAGCCATTATCCCCCGTTTTCGATGGGGGCAATGCATGGACCATATGGTGGTTGTGGACCTTGTGGTGGTCCAATTGATCCATACCAATCCATGCCTCGACCCAGAATGTTCGATGGTGTTCACATTTCACAATATCCGCCTATGGCTGCAGCATATCCGTATATGGCTGCAGCTGGTCCTTTCCCCTATTGGCAAACCAGACCGTACATGGATGCAAATCCTATGAAGCGTTACACTACCTATGCAGAAAATTACTCCTATTTTTATTCATGA